The sequence ACCTGCTTTCTAGCTGCCAAAATTTAAACAAAAACAGTGTTAACTGAGTGTTGAGGATGTTGGGTTGAGGAACGAAACCCAACCTACACCTAAGCATTTTGTATTTCTTCTGCAATCACGGTCAGAATTTGTAAAATACTCTTTAACTCACTGGGTTTAACAATAAACTCATCCCCCACATGAACATGATGGGGAAAGTTGGGTAAATCGGGAAAATGCTCGACATTATCCCAACGTTTTTTTAATTGAGTTTGAGTTTGATTCATCCATTGATAGCGATAACTTATAGTAAGACATTGTTCGTTTTCTATTTTAAAAAATTCAGCTACTTCTAAAAAATCTCCATTATTTAAAGTTAGTCTGGCTCGAAAATAACCTTGATCTGCTATAACTCTTTCTTTAATGATTTCAATATTTATAATTAGTTTGTTATTGTTTAAAGATGCTTTAATTTCTGCAATATATTGCTGAGAAATCATATTAGAGTTGGGATTTAAGAATATTTAAGCGCTCTTGTAACGAACACCACATTTGATAAAAGGCACTCCATTCAACGAAGTTTATTTCATCTCCTAGCTTACCGCCTTTAAATTGTTGATAGAATTGTTCAGAGGATAAGTGATATTCTTGTTCAAAAGTTTGTAAATCAATTTCTATTTCTTGAATTTGTTGTTCAATACTATTAATTTCTTCAATAAGAATATTTCTCAAAGCTAGAACAAATTTGTCACTATAGGCTCCTTGTTTAGAAAGAGTTTCTAGCACTTGTAATTGATTGAGTATTTTTTCTTGAGTTGTCATCTCAGGTTTTAATTTTTAATTTTTAATATAATATTTACTGATGATATTATATGATATCTGTTTTCTTCTGTGCAGTTTGCTAGTCACAAAAAAACAGCCGCCTCCACAAAGAAAGCAGCTGTTTTTAATTTACGTGACTAAAAAGTATTAGTAATCGAAGTCACCACCGCCAGGGCCAGCAGCAGCAGGCGCGCCATCCTTAGGCTCAGGCTTGTCAACAATGATACATTCGGTTGTCAACACCATCCCCGCGATGGAAGCAGCGTTTTGCAGAGCAGAACGGGTTACTTTCGCAGGGTCAACAATACCAGCTTCAAACAAATCAACGAATTCGTTAGTTGCGGCGTTGTAGCCAATATTGAAATCTTTCTCTTTGACGCGTTCAGCGATGACAGCACCGTTTTGACCAGCGTTTTCAGCAATCCGCTTCAAAGGCGCGGGTAAAGCGCGAACAACAATCAAAGCACCAATCAACTCTTCATCTTTCAGGGTAGCTTGCGCCCAGCTTTCCAACTGAGGAGCTAAGTGAGCCAGAGTTGTACCACCACCGGGAACAATACCTTCTTCCACAGCAGCTTTAGTAGCGTTAATCGCGTCTTCTAAGCGCAGCTTCTTGTCCTTCATTTCGGTTTCAGTCGCTGCACCCACTTTTACCACAGCGACGCCACCAGCTAGTTTAGCAAGGCGCTCTTGTAGTTTTTCTTTGTCGTAAGAAGATTCAGTTTCGTCAATTTGACGGCGAATTTGTTCAATCCGTCCTTTGACAGCAACTTCGTTACCTTCTGCAACAATTGTGGTGTTGTCTTTGGTGATGGTGATGCGACGAGCTTTACCCAAACTATCGAGCTTGGTGTTGTCTAGTCTCAACCCAGCATCTTCGGTGATTAGTTGACCGCCAGTGAGAATGGCGATATCTTCTAACATAGCTTTACGGCGATCGCCAAAACCAGGAGCCTTAACAGCAGCGACGTTCAACACACCACGTAGGCGGTTGACCACCAAGGTTGCTAAAGCTTCTTTTTCAATATCTTCGGCGATAATCACCAAAGGACGACCAGCACGCGCCACCTGCTCTAATACAGGTACAAGGTCTTGTACCAAAGCAATTTTCTTGTCAGTTAACAACAAGAAAGGCTCATCAAATACAGTTTCCATCCGCTCGGCGTCGGTGGCAAAATAAGGAGAGATATAGCCTTTGTCAAAGCGCATCCCTTCAGTGATTTCCAGTTCAGTGGTGACAGACTTACCTTCTTCCAAAGAGATAACGCCTTCTTTACCCACTTTATCCATTGCTTGAGCAATCATCTGACCGACTTCATCGTCGTTACCGGCGGAGATTGCACCAACTTGAGCGATAGCTTTGGAATCTTCTACTTGACGGGCATGTTCAGCGATTCTGTCTACCAAGAAAGCAGCCGCTTTGTCAATACCGCGCTTGAGCAAAATTGCGTTTGCACCAGCAGCGACGTTCCGCAAGCCTTCTTTAACGATCGCATGAGCCAAAACTGTGGCGGTTGTGGTACCATCACCTGCAGCGTCGTTGGTCTTGGAAGCAGCTTGGCGAATCAAAGCCACGCCAGTGTTTTCTATGTGGTCTTCTAATTCAATTTCTTTAGCAATGGTGACACCATCATTCACGATTTGTGGTGCACCAAATTTCTTCTCTAGAACTACGTTACGTCCTTTGGGCCCTAGGGTGACAGCCACCGCTTCCGCTAGAATGTCAATGCCTCGTTCCAGAGCACGACGAGCGTTTTCGTTGTAAATAATGCGCTTTGCCATAGTTCTTATTTGTCCTTTGTCATTTGTTTTTTGTCATTGGCTAATCACCAATAACGACTACGCAACGACTGCTAAAATGTCTTTTTCAGAAAGGAGAACATATTCTTCTGTACCCAGCTTGACATCAGTACCAGCGTACTTGGAGTACAGCACTTTGTCGCCCACTTTAATTTCCAATTCTTGACGAGAACCGTCATCGTTACGCTTACCAGGGCCAAGGGCGACTACTTCCCCTACCTGGGGCTTTTCCTTGGCTGTGTCAGGTAAATACAAACCACCTGCGGTCTTCTCTTCAGAGGCGCTCACTTTCACAAAAACGCGATCACCTAGAGGTTTAACTGTAGAAACGCTTAGAGATACGGCTGCCATAAAAATTTTTCTCCAGAGTTAGCACTCTCGACTCCTGAGTGCTAATTTACCGAAATAAACCAGCCAATGGCAACAATTTTCGGTGTACGGGTTCCCGAACTCCGTAAGGACAGACCTACTTAAGAACAAATACTTAATTATTCCGGTTCTTCAGGTTCTGTTCCATAACTTACGAATATTTTTATAGGGGTGTGGGGCTAGGGAACAGGAAGTGTGGGAGGAAGGGGAAGTGTGGGAGGTGTGGGAGGTGTGGGAGGAAGGAGAAGATCAAAAGCGTAAACATAAGTTCTTGTTCTCTCCCCATCACCCCATCACCCCATCACCCCATCACCCCATCACCCCATCACCCCATCACTCCACACTCCCCATCTCCCCTCACCCCTTCTTAATTAACTTTATTTGCAAACCTGGGAAATTGTTATAGAACTGTAATCAGGGAACCGCTAGATGAGTAACAATACACTGACCCAGACCAACCATCTCATCCCCAAAGCCACTAGATACCTGGACAATCAAGCCCTCAGTAATTTTGTGGTGATTCTGGGTTGGGCAAAAATTCAGCAACAGATTTTTATTTGTGCCGACTAGACAATTACTAACTGCTGCTCAAAACAAGCTAGTCTGGAATCCTGGGACTACTTCCAAAAGTGACTGCGAGAAGTTAAAAATTGACCAGTCGCCAATAATGTTGTCCCTGTTGCATCTTGAAAACCCAGTTCAATTGCTTGCTAGTTTGTTGTTCTAGATCGATAATGGTGGTTTACCCGGATGGTGTCTGGTATCGCCAAGCAAGCCCAGAAATTATTGAGCGGCTCATCCAAGAACACTTGATAGGCATAATGGTTGTTGGAAAATATGCGTTTTCAACCCATCGTTTGCCAAAAACTTCTGAGCTTGCTTGTGAACATTTGTATAAAGACTTAACATCCAAAGGATATTGTGAAGCAGTGAGAGTTTTGAAGCGGTGGTTGGTTTTGAGCTGGGGTCATCTTAAGCCAATACTTACTTGTGAATAGAAAGGATTATTATTTAATCAGTGTTTTTTCACCCACCCCTTTCAAAGCGTTATATAATAACGCATTATCATCACTACTTCTCTACGTATCCTCACTGGACTTTTGCAAAAAATTTGGTAGTCTGCCAAAAGTGATCATCACTTGTGAGACTCACCTCCAGCAAGAGTAAGTTAAGTGAGAAGGCAAGACAACATCTCCAACAATCCACCATAGAGGATAACTATTCAAGACCTTGATGGATCGAAGCGCGACAAGTGCCACTGCTATGAAAGAACCCAGCATGAAAGATCACAAACGACTCCTACTGATTGATGATGACCCTAACCTCATCTTGCTGGTGAAGGATTACTTAGAATTCCGGGGATATGAAGTCATCACCGCTGAAAACGGACGTGAGGCTCTGGAAATTTTAGAGCAAGATGTCCCAGATATGATTATCTGCGATGTGATGATGCCGGAAATGGACGGATATACTTTTGTGGAACAAGTCCGGCAAAATGAACGCACAGGCTGGATTCCCGTTCTTTTCCTTTCAGCTAAGGGACAAAGCGCAGACCGAGTTAAGGGTCTGAATAAAGGTGCTGATGTATATATGGTCAAGCCCTTTGAACCAGAAGAACTCGTAGCGCAAGTAGAATCTTCTCTGAAACAAACTATCCGTTGGAAAGAACACCAAGCAAAAGGAGGCGAAAACGGTTCCCGTATCCAGGTTCCCTTTGATGTACAGTTGACTCCAACCGAACTGAAAGTAGTGCAGTTTGTGGCTAGGGGTTTAGCTAACCGAGAAATCGCTGAAGAACTAAATGTTAGTCAGCGGACTGTTGAAAGCCATGTATCTAATATGTTAGGAAAAACTAACCTACACAACCGTACTGAATTAGCGCGGTGGGCGATTGAAAATCAAATGGCATAAATCAAAAAAATGAAGTGTGAAATTTTCCAAATTTTATCCTTCAGCTTTGATGCTTTAGCCTTTCAATTACCACCCGTCTGCTGCGGGGGTTGATTGCTGCAAAGCTTCTATGATCAACTCATCCAGATAGTTCAAAGTGCTATTGTGTTGGGACTTTGTACCTCTTAAGTTCCACAATGAAATAGCTACTTATTGACAGATTTCCGTCCGTCAGCTTTGACGCCGTAGTTAGAAACCAGTCATTAAGCCCCTGGCTTTTCATGTAAGTCACTGAGAATCCATATCTGGATGCGAGTTGGCGTAAATCGTTGGTCTACTACATTGCCAGTAGATTTAACCTGTTTTTTAGGGGTTGCAATCATCGGCTATTCAGCTTCTTAACTACAGGTTTAACGTTGCACAGTTTTGTGACCTAGGGTTGCTCATAAGACTTAAGTAAATGAGGCAGCATCTGCAAATGCTGTCTCAAACTTACACCTGTAGAAGCATAATTGTTCGTGTGAAAATGAAATTCACTAATGGTAATTTGTCTGGCAAGTTGAACCTATTAATTATAAAGTCAACTACTGGCGTTATGAGGGTTTGACCAACAATTAGCAATGTCAAATTACTGAGTTTATTAACAGATCAAAATCGGTGTATTTTTTAACTAGTGCCAAACAGTGGCGCAGATTACTTTACTGACTCCTAGAAAAAAGTTGTTTTTTGATACCAGTATGATAATGTTTATTTTCCTAGTATAAATATATCATGTAGATTGTTAAAAACTCAACTCCTCAACTCTAGTTTTTATTATAGCTTCCACAGCAATTTAAGCGCTGCAACCCAATGCTCAAAAGGCATTTACTGGATTAAATTGTTTTTTTCTTCACTTATAATTCTTTTCAACTTCTCTGTTTGCGTCTACACAGAAAAATTTGCTACTTTACCTACTGAGGAATCTGAACACAACTACATAATCTAATATTTAGTATTAAATATTACTAATTACTGAAGACAATACTGGATGTTAAAGTACCTTAACGAGTCGGAGAGTAGGAATTGACTATTAGGTGGAATCTCACATTAAGTTGCTGATTTTTAGCAGCAGTAGAACCTGTAAAATAGCATTCCCAAGCTCCAGCCTGGGAATTTCTAACTACATGAGACTATTATTGCTAGAACTCGGCGTTTTGGGGCGTGCGAGGGAAGGGAATGACATCGCGGATATTTGCCATACCCGTGATAAATTGTACAAGTCGTTCAAATCCCAAGCCAAAGCCAGCATGGGGAACTGTGCCATAACGACGCAAATCCAGATACCACCACAAATCTTCTGGTTGCATTCCTTGTGCTGTTATGCGTTTTTCTAACACTTCTAAACGCTCTTCCCGTTGAGAACCACCGATAATTTCACCAATTTTAGGTGCAAGAATATCCATGGCGCGGACGGTTTTTTCATCGTCGTTCAAACGCATATAAAATGCTTTGATTTGCGCTGGATAATCTGTGACAATTACTGGTTTTTTAAATTGTTGTTCAGCCAGATAACGTTCGTGTTCTGATTGTAAATCTAAACCCCAACTTACAGGATATTCAAATTTGACATTGGCTTTTTCTAAAAGTTTGATGGCTTCTGTATAAGTTAAACGTTCAAATTGATTGTTAATAATATTATCTGCCGTTGCCAAGACGGTGTTATCAATACGCTGATTGAAAAATTCCATGTCTTCTCGGCAAGTTTCCAATACATATTTAAATATGTGTTTAAGAAACGCTTCAGCTAAATCCATGTCGCCTTCTAAATCACAAAAAGCCATTTCCGGCTCTACCATCCAAAATTCTGCTAAATGACGGGAGGTATTAGAATTTTCTGCACGAAAGGTAGGGCCAAATGTATAGACGTTAGCAAAGGCCATGGCCATGACTTCTGCTTCTAACTGTCCGCTAACTGTTAAATATGTGGGTTTACCAAAAAAGTCTTGACTATAATCGACTGCTTGGTTTGGTGTGCGGGGAATATTTTTGAGATCCAAACTGCTAACGCTAAATAGTTCGCCTGCACCTTCGCAATCGCTGGCGGTGATAATGGGTGTGTGTATCCACAAAAACCCTCGTTCTTGAAAAAATTGGTGAATTGCTGTGGAACAGGCGTTTCTGACGCGGAAAACTGCACCAAAGGAATTAGTGCGCGATCGCAAGTGTGCAATGGTACGCAAAAACTCAAAAGAATGGCGTTTTTTTTGCAGGGGGTAAGTTTCGGGATCAGCTTCCCCGTGGACTTTTACGGTTTCGGCTTTCAGTTCGATCCGCTGTCCTTTTCCTTGAGATGCTACTAACGTTCCCGTGACTTCCACGGAAGCACCCGTGTTTAGTTGCTTGACAATAGTTTCATAATCTGGCAAATCCTGATGAATGACGATTTGCAAATTAGCTAGGGATGAGCCGTCATTAACTTCGATAAAAGCAAACCCCTTCAAGTCTCGCTTTGTCCGCACCCAGCCTTGGACTAGGAGAGACTCATCAGGTTGACCATTTCGCAATATTTCTGCAATCCGTCGATTTACCATATTTACCCAACACAGGACTTTAATATCCAGCCTATGATAACGCCCAATCCACCAAAGCGGACGACCTGCCAGAATGGTCTTTTGAGACTACTCCAAGAAAACAACTGGCTTTCTAAATTTATTTCTAGCACTTCGATCTGGTGTTGAATTTGCCGCAACTCGGCTTTAATTTCTGGCGTGTGATGTTGATTTTGATTGAGTTTGTGGCGATGCTGTTCCCACTCGGCTTTTTGTTGACGATCGCTTTGCACTTGGTTGTAGCGTGCTTTCAAAGCTAAGAGCGATCGCTCCACTGACTCTAATTCTGTGACAAAATCTATTTCTGAATTTTCTTCTGGTGGCTGCGGTTGTTTCGGCGGCTTCATGTACAGGTAGTAAGATTGAGTATGAGTCAATGGTCAGCGCTCAATTCTCAACGGTCAATAGACTTTTGACTTTAAATCCTTGACCAATGACAAATGATAAATCACGGATGACCATGATGTCTCAATCAACCCAACTGCCTAAATCCAGTCAACTCAAAGAATTTACCAATTTAGAGCTAGCTCAAGCCTTGATGGAGAGACTGAGTATTTCTCCTGATGATTGGCATCGCCTCAAGTCTAATCGTAATTGTCGCGCTGGTGAACAAGCCGCATCTGCCCTTGTGTTTTTACTCAAGGAGCAGCCACAAGAGGCTTTATCCCGATTAGAACAAGCGGCTGGTTGGTTAGATAAATCGATTTCTGCACCTCCCTGTCCTAGCCACGGTCATAAAAAGTGAGGAGGATGGGGAGGAGGAAGTTAATTTATCTCCCCTACCTTCCCCATCTTTTTTTAACGTCCTAACGACAGACGGGGGCGATTTTCTAACTGTTTACAGAGTCTTAATTCTGTGCCTTTGCGGCTCCATTGTACTTGGTCAAAAATTTGATGGAGCAGGCACAGACCTCGACCGCTTTCGGCTTCATCGGGCGGTAGATAGTCTGTGGGATCAATGTCTAATTCGGGTTCAGGCGCAGGACTAAATCCGCCTCCCTGATCCGAGATGACCCACCAATACTGATCATCTATTAGTGAAAAACGGACTACAACAGTTTTACTGGGGTCGAGGTTATTGCCGTGTTTGGCTGCGTTTACAAGAGCTTCTTGCAGCCCTAATCGCAGTTCCGCTTGCAATTTTCGGGGAATTTCTGCCAACAGTAAATCTAGGATTGGACAAAGATATAGAGTTGAGGCAAAGCTGATAGTGCCCCAGTGGCGCCCTACTGGGCGTAGTGAAATGGTAATCACAAGAGAAACCCCATAGCTTTCAGTTAGCTAGACATCAGTTTGCTGTCACAGTCACCCTGATAATATTTGAGGTGGTCACGAGGTGGTCACGCTGCCTTCAAACTTGCGTCTTTAATACTAAATTTAGAAAATGCTAGGGAGCATTGGACTCTGTCACACAATTAGGTTACTTACAAATACAAATGTTAAAAATTTACTAATTCAGATAGCCATCTAAGAGATGCTTTTGCAAGAGATGAGTATTGTTATACTCTGGTGTGTTGAGGGATTTGTAATTTAGATAACCTGATTTGTAACTTTTAGAGCCTATGCAACATCGAATGTTTTGAACAAAATCAATTTTATTTTCAGGCTAATTCGATCTTAGCATTTTTACTATGCATTAAACTACAGATTTGGAATTTGAGTTTTTTTGGTGGGACTTTGTATCCAGATTATCAATGTGATAGCACAAGAAAGGCGGCAGCTTCCACATGAGCCGTTTGGGGAAAAAAATCGGCGGGTTGTACCCGTTTAATGGTGTATAGCCCATCTTGACAAAGTAATTTCAGGTCACGAGCGAGGGTTGCTACTTTACAGCTGACGTAAACGATTTGAGATGGTTTCAATTGCCGTAAGGTTTCGAGCACAGTGCGATCGCATCCTTTGCGTGGCGGATCAAGTAATACTACATCTGGTATAGTACCCAAATTTGGGAGAACTTTCTCTACTGCGCCGACTTGGAATGTAATATTATCTATTTCGTTGTGCTGGGCATTGAGAATTGCTTGTGCAACAGCAGATTGTTGTAATTCCAAACCTGTGATATGTCGAGCTTGTTTCGCTAAAGGCAAAGTTAAAGTTCCAATACCACAATATGCATCAACTAGCACCTCATGTCCTTGGAGATTGAGTTCTGATTCAATAACTTGCAGTAACGCTTCTGCGGTTTCAGTGTAAACTTGGAAAAATGTTTCTGGGCGAATTTGAAATTCCAACCCGGCGAATTTTTCGCAAAGGTAAGGAACTCCAGCGATAGAGCGAGTTTCGTCGCCAAAGATCGCATTTGTGCGATCGCTGTTACGATTTAATGACACTCCCACCAATTGCGGATAATGTTGCAACCATTGCTCGGCTTGGTGTGCAATCCTTGGTAAATTCCAGTCTTTCACCACCAAAGTCAACAACATTTCCCCGGTGCGTCGCCCAATCCGTAAGCTCAAATGGCGAATTTGTCCTTGGTGACGAGTTTCGTCATAAATTTGCCAACCCTGTTGTTGGATATCTTGCTTGACTTGGGCAAGGAGAGGATTTAACCTGGCGTCTTGTACTGGGCATTGATTCAAGTTGACTAACTGGTGGCTAGCTTTTTGGTAGTAACCGGCTTGTACTTGTCCTGCGGTTGATTTGCCCATAGGGTAGGTGGACTTGTTGCGATATCCCATAGAGTCCGCAGCCACCAGCACAGGATCTACTGCTGGCTGGACAAAACCACCGATACGTTCCAAAGCTTGAATAACTTGATTTTGCTTGGCTGCTAACTGGAAATCATATTTAATATGTTGCCACTGACAACCGCCACATTTATCAGCAACAATGCAACTTGGGCGTTGACGATGGGGTGATGGTATCAATAGCTGTTGCATCTGTCCGTGGGCATATTTAGGCTTGACATGTAGCAAGCGAATGAGGGCGCGGTCGCCTGGGACTGTATCTGGGACGAAAACCACGCGCTCATCATAGCGTCCCACACCATCGCCAGTATCACTCAAATCAGCGATCGCTACTTCAATTAATTCGCCTTGCTGCCAAATTTTAGTCATTTGTCATTAGTCATTAGTTATTTGTCATTCTTCCTGCTTCATTCCCCAAAATAACTTTTTCCCTTCACTTGTGTACCTCAGACTCGCTAAACTAGCAATTAATATTTCCCTTGATGGCAATAATCATGACTGTAATTAGCCAAGTTATTCTCAAAGCCGATGACGAACTGCGTTATCCCAGCAGTGGCGAACTCAAAAGTATCCAAGACTTTTTGCAAACTGGCGTCCAAAGGACTCGGATTGCCGCCACTCTAGCTGAAAATGAAAAAAAGATTGTTCAGGAAGCAACGAAGCAGCTTTGGCAGAAACGCCCTGACTTTATTTCTCCCGGTGGCAATGCTTACGGAGAGCGTCAGCGTTCTCTATGTATCCGTGATTTTGGCTGGTACTTACGGTTGATCACTTATGGTGTACTTGCTGGCGACAAAGAACCAATTGAAAAAATTGGTTTGATTGGCGTCCGGGAAATGTACAATTCATTGGGCGTTCCTGTCACTGGAATGGTAGAAGCTATCAATTCCTTGAAAAAAGCCTCCGTTGACTTGCTCAACACAGAAGACGCAGCCGAAGCAGCACCCTACTTTGATTACATCATTCAAGCTATGTCTTGATAAAAATGTATGCTCGTGCTGGTAGTGGACTTTTGGTCTACTAACCTAAGTGCCAAACATCAGCACTTAACATCCATAACATTTCCAATTTGATCATACTCTCCCCACACTTGGTAGTGGCTGCGGCAAATTTTGTCTCAAGTTACCAACTATTTGTGGGGAAATTTTATGGTTAGTCGTTGGTTATTGCTTCTTTGTCATTAGCCAAACGGGACATTTTTTGTCGTTGTCATTCTCGAACGAAAAAGAACCAAAATACAAAAAGCCAACAGTCTTTCATCAAAGGCTGTCGGCAATTAGTGTGTTCCCTATTAATGACTCGGCTAGAGTTCAGTTGTGAGTAATTATGCCAATTTGGCAATTTTTATGTCACGATCATAATCATGGATAGTAGTGATTTTTATCACTTGATAATGACATTTAAACTGCATTTGTCTAAGTAATTTCTCTCTATAGGTAGATAAACATACACAAAAATTAAATGAATTGTAGTCTGTACTACAATTGCAGTTTCGCAACCATCTCTAGCCTATCTAATATTATTTGATGGAGAGGTTGACTAAAGGCTGAAGTCTGAAGTCTGAAGTCTGAAATTTGAAGTCTGAAATTACCCCACCTATAAAGAGATGGGGCGGCTCACTAATCCCTGTTCTCTGTACCCTGCTCCCTGTTCCCTGTTCCCTGTTCCCTGTTCCCTTTCATTGATCTGCATTTCTATAACTGCACTTACAGCACCAGTAAATCGATAGAATATTCCTCTGTCCCCTTGGTGCATTACTTCCATGACTGCCACATTTCCTGCTCCTTTTTCTCCTCAAGAAATTGCTGCTGAAGGTTTG is a genomic window of Fortiea contorta PCC 7126 containing:
- a CDS encoding toxin-antitoxin system TumE family protein, which codes for MISQQYIAEIKASLNNNKLIINIEIIKERVIADQGYFRARLTLNNGDFLEVAEFFKIENEQCLTISYRYQWMNQTQTQLKKRWDNVEHFPDLPNFPHHVHVGDEFIVKPSELKSILQILTVIAEEIQNA
- the rlmD gene encoding 23S rRNA (uracil(1939)-C(5))-methyltransferase RlmD, which gives rise to MTKIWQQGELIEVAIADLSDTGDGVGRYDERVVFVPDTVPGDRALIRLLHVKPKYAHGQMQQLLIPSPHRQRPSCIVADKCGGCQWQHIKYDFQLAAKQNQVIQALERIGGFVQPAVDPVLVAADSMGYRNKSTYPMGKSTAGQVQAGYYQKASHQLVNLNQCPVQDARLNPLLAQVKQDIQQQGWQIYDETRHQGQIRHLSLRIGRRTGEMLLTLVVKDWNLPRIAHQAEQWLQHYPQLVGVSLNRNSDRTNAIFGDETRSIAGVPYLCEKFAGLEFQIRPETFFQVYTETAEALLQVIESELNLQGHEVLVDAYCGIGTLTLPLAKQARHITGLELQQSAVAQAILNAQHNEIDNITFQVGAVEKVLPNLGTIPDVVLLDPPRKGCDRTVLETLRQLKPSQIVYVSCKVATLARDLKLLCQDGLYTIKRVQPADFFPQTAHVEAAAFLVLSH
- the groL gene encoding chaperonin GroEL (60 kDa chaperone family; promotes refolding of misfolded polypeptides especially under stressful conditions; forms two stacked rings of heptamers to form a barrel-shaped 14mer; ends can be capped by GroES; misfolded proteins enter the barrel where they are refolded when GroES binds), which gives rise to MAKRIIYNENARRALERGIDILAEAVAVTLGPKGRNVVLEKKFGAPQIVNDGVTIAKEIELEDHIENTGVALIRQAASKTNDAAGDGTTTATVLAHAIVKEGLRNVAAGANAILLKRGIDKAAAFLVDRIAEHARQVEDSKAIAQVGAISAGNDDEVGQMIAQAMDKVGKEGVISLEEGKSVTTELEITEGMRFDKGYISPYFATDAERMETVFDEPFLLLTDKKIALVQDLVPVLEQVARAGRPLVIIAEDIEKEALATLVVNRLRGVLNVAAVKAPGFGDRRKAMLEDIAILTGGQLITEDAGLRLDNTKLDSLGKARRITITKDNTTIVAEGNEVAVKGRIEQIRRQIDETESSYDKEKLQERLAKLAGGVAVVKVGAATETEMKDKKLRLEDAINATKAAVEEGIVPGGGTTLAHLAPQLESWAQATLKDEELIGALIVVRALPAPLKRIAENAGQNGAVIAERVKEKDFNIGYNAATNEFVDLFEAGIVDPAKVTRSALQNAASIAGMVLTTECIIVDKPEPKDGAPAAAGPGGGDFDY
- the groES gene encoding co-chaperone GroES, producing the protein MAAVSLSVSTVKPLGDRVFVKVSASEEKTAGGLYLPDTAKEKPQVGEVVALGPGKRNDDGSRQELEIKVGDKVLYSKYAGTDVKLGTEEYVLLSEKDILAVVA
- a CDS encoding ATP-binding protein, producing MITISLRPVGRHWGTISFASTLYLCPILDLLLAEIPRKLQAELRLGLQEALVNAAKHGNNLDPSKTVVVRFSLIDDQYWWVISDQGGGFSPAPEPELDIDPTDYLPPDEAESGRGLCLLHQIFDQVQWSRKGTELRLCKQLENRPRLSLGR
- a CDS encoding allophycocyanin subunit alpha-B, giving the protein MTVISQVILKADDELRYPSSGELKSIQDFLQTGVQRTRIAATLAENEKKIVQEATKQLWQKRPDFISPGGNAYGERQRSLCIRDFGWYLRLITYGVLAGDKEPIEKIGLIGVREMYNSLGVPVTGMVEAINSLKKASVDLLNTEDAAEAAPYFDYIIQAMS
- a CDS encoding response regulator transcription factor, translated to MDRSATSATAMKEPSMKDHKRLLLIDDDPNLILLVKDYLEFRGYEVITAENGREALEILEQDVPDMIICDVMMPEMDGYTFVEQVRQNERTGWIPVLFLSAKGQSADRVKGLNKGADVYMVKPFEPEELVAQVESSLKQTIRWKEHQAKGGENGSRIQVPFDVQLTPTELKVVQFVARGLANREIAEELNVSQRTVESHVSNMLGKTNLHNRTELARWAIENQMA
- a CDS encoding DUF6439 family protein; its protein translation is MSQSTQLPKSSQLKEFTNLELAQALMERLSISPDDWHRLKSNRNCRAGEQAASALVFLLKEQPQEALSRLEQAAGWLDKSISAPPCPSHGHKK
- the asnS gene encoding asparagine--tRNA ligase, whose translation is MVNRRIAEILRNGQPDESLLVQGWVRTKRDLKGFAFIEVNDGSSLANLQIVIHQDLPDYETIVKQLNTGASVEVTGTLVASQGKGQRIELKAETVKVHGEADPETYPLQKKRHSFEFLRTIAHLRSRTNSFGAVFRVRNACSTAIHQFFQERGFLWIHTPIITASDCEGAGELFSVSSLDLKNIPRTPNQAVDYSQDFFGKPTYLTVSGQLEAEVMAMAFANVYTFGPTFRAENSNTSRHLAEFWMVEPEMAFCDLEGDMDLAEAFLKHIFKYVLETCREDMEFFNQRIDNTVLATADNIINNQFERLTYTEAIKLLEKANVKFEYPVSWGLDLQSEHERYLAEQQFKKPVIVTDYPAQIKAFYMRLNDDEKTVRAMDILAPKIGEIIGGSQREERLEVLEKRITAQGMQPEDLWWYLDLRRYGTVPHAGFGLGFERLVQFITGMANIRDVIPFPRTPQNAEF